From a region of the Arachis ipaensis cultivar K30076 chromosome B09, Araip1.1, whole genome shotgun sequence genome:
- the LOC110266865 gene encoding uncharacterized protein LOC110266865: protein MAASLDILGLLAVLDEYPGYLLFGLVQLGFHILAGGSSLLEASSEHQLVSLPRIMKKLAFSLFKGLLCIEHPTISLLGLLQQMEEQQPVDVRVFSHGFKQCKNDYSLFVFGEGTIATFLLVYVDDIIIAGPDNTMIKRVEDKLSIVFKLKFLGDLKFFLELELAKSSEGIFLSQCKCALSLVGCKLAPSPMDVNYKLRASEGEILADPSTYRRLIRRLMYLKISRPNITFAVTKLAQFMADPHVPHLNAVHHILRYLKAAPSQGILFSTTNKFNLSVYADADWKNCLDTRRSTIGYCAFLGDLLVSWKNKQTAVSRSSTKAEYKAVANATCEIVWLIGLLRFLGIHIDSAMLFCDNISAIHMETNPALHELSKYIEIDCHFIRKKVIVKPLNWCTSLASINCVDILTKALPPQFRFLMTKPGIYDIYAPP from the exons ATGGCAGCTTCTCTTGATATTCTGGGGCTTTTGGCAGTGCTGGATGAGTATCCAGG ATATCTGTTGTTTGGCCTGGTTCAACTAGGCTTCCATATTCTTGCTGGAGGCTCGAGTCTCCT CGAGGCATCGTCTGAGCatcagcttgtatctctcccaagaaTCATGAAGAAACTTGCTTTCTCTTTGTTTAAAG GCTTACTCTGTATTGAGCATCCAACCATCTCTttgcttggtcttttacagcaaatggaagaGCAGCAGCCTGTAGACGTCAGGGTCTTCTCT CATGGTTTCAAACAATGCAAGAATGACTATTCATTGTTTGTCTTCGGTGAAGGAACCATAGCGACATTCCTCTTAGTCTATGTTGATGATATCATCATAGCTGGACCAGATAATACCATGATCAAGAGGGTTGAAGACAAGCTCAGCATAGTTTTCAAGCTTAAGTTTCTTGGGGATCTAAAATTCTTTCTTGAATTAGAGCTTGCAAAATCTAGCGAAGGTATCTTCCTCTCTCAGTGCAAATGTGCATTATCCTTGGTGGGTTGCAAGCTTGCTCCTTCTCCAATGGATGTTAATTATAAACTACGTGCCTCCGAAGGAGAGATATTAGCTGATCCTTCTACTTATCGCAGACTCATACGAAGGCTGATGTACCTCAAAATATCCAGACCAAACATCACATTTGCAGTCACAAAATTAGCTCAATTCATGGCTGATCCTCATGTGCCCCATCTCAACGCTGTACACCATATCCTTCGCTACCTCAAAGCAGCTCCTAGCCAAGGCATCTTATTCTCAACAACAAATAAATTCAATCTCTCAGTCTATGCTGATGCGGACTGGAAAAATTGTTTAGATACAAGGAGATCAACTATTGGATATTGTGCTTTTCTTGGAGATTTACTGGTTTCATGGAAAAACAAGCAAACAGCGGTTTCAAGAAGCTCTACTAAGGCAGAATACAAAGCCGTTGCAAATGCAACATGTGAAATTGTGTGGTTGATTGGGTTACTCAGGTTTTTGGGCATTCACATTGATTCAGCTATGCTGTTCTGTGACAACATCTCAGCAATCCACATGGAAACCAATCCTGCCTTACATGAGTTATCTAAATACATCGAAATAGACTGTCATTTCATTCGGAAAAAGGTGATAGTGAAACCATTAAACTGGTGCACATCCCTAGCAAGTATCAATTGTGTAGACATCCTCACAAAGGCACTTCCTCCTCAATTTCGATTCCTTATGACCAAACCGGGCATATACGACATATATGCTCCACCTTGA